Proteins from one Natrinema salinisoli genomic window:
- a CDS encoding beta-ribofuranosylaminobenzene 5'-phosphate synthase family protein has protein sequence MATVSAGARLHVGFQNLSLARERLYGGIGVGLAEPRVTVTAEPAASVEADDPLVRTYASRAVEVLDVSGVAVTLEESLPRHVGLGSGTQLALAVLTATARAHGIEPRIRDYAPAMGRGGRSGVGVATFEDGGFVVDAGHPTNRFTTEPPAEGDWTVPPVVARHSLPSEWRFLVVVPEADPGRSGDDEDASMRAVVERADPAIADEIAGVVTRKLLPAAAAGRLESFGEAIAEIGRKNGAWYADAQGGVFRPPAGELVEALEDCQVLSGIGQSSWGPVVYGVTDIAHAPEAEAAAEDALADRGLEGRVILTGTAENGARVRTDTDRQ, from the coding sequence ATGGCGACCGTCAGCGCGGGTGCGCGTCTCCACGTCGGCTTCCAGAACCTCTCGCTCGCCCGCGAGCGACTCTACGGCGGCATCGGCGTCGGACTCGCGGAACCGCGCGTCACCGTTACCGCCGAACCCGCCGCGAGCGTCGAGGCCGACGATCCGCTGGTCCGGACCTACGCGAGCCGGGCCGTCGAGGTTCTCGACGTCTCCGGTGTCGCGGTCACGCTCGAGGAATCCCTGCCGCGACACGTCGGCCTCGGTAGCGGGACCCAGCTCGCGCTCGCCGTGCTGACGGCCACGGCGCGGGCACACGGAATCGAGCCGCGGATTCGGGACTACGCGCCGGCGATGGGACGGGGCGGGCGGAGCGGCGTCGGCGTCGCTACCTTCGAGGACGGCGGGTTCGTCGTGGACGCGGGCCATCCGACGAACCGGTTTACCACCGAGCCCCCGGCGGAGGGCGACTGGACTGTGCCGCCGGTCGTCGCGCGACACTCCCTCCCATCGGAGTGGCGGTTTCTGGTCGTCGTCCCCGAGGCCGACCCCGGTCGCAGCGGCGACGACGAGGACGCGAGCATGCGCGCGGTCGTCGAACGCGCCGATCCCGCGATCGCCGACGAGATCGCCGGCGTCGTCACCCGCAAACTGCTGCCGGCCGCCGCCGCCGGCCGCCTCGAGTCCTTCGGCGAGGCGATCGCCGAAATCGGCCGCAAGAACGGCGCGTGGTACGCCGACGCGCAGGGGGGCGTCTTCCGACCGCCGGCGGGCGAACTCGTCGAAGCGCTCGAGGACTGTCAGGTCCTCTCCGGCATCGGCCAGTCGTCGTGGGGGCCGGTCGTCTACGGCGTGACCGATATCGCGCATGCGCCGGAAGCCGAAGCCGCCGCCGAAGACGCGCTCGCGGATCGCGGGCTCGAGGGACGTGTTATTCTCACGGGGACGGCGGAGAACGGGGCTCGAGTTCGGACCGATACCGACCGACAGTAA
- a CDS encoding RAD55 family ATPase: MERMPLGISRLDRMIGGGAPAGSVVLLAGESGAGAREFCYTSAAMNGLVDADPDLFDLYYGDLEPEVTVPEAVHYVSFTDERSAVVSEMEFVMDDELVGAGMDDVRFVELAEEYFQLTPVPTNWYADGMADITELGSHNDRTDVLEALGEYLTEHATGNLVVIDSITDLVAAADDRLGWSDLTVLLKGLKRASHRWGGVILLLVNAELLGPTELGQLKEATDGTLLFEWESGGSERARTLVVEQFRGVLSRLEDEDIVRFETEIHDGGFDISNVRKIR, translated from the coding sequence ATGGAGCGGATGCCGCTCGGAATCTCACGGCTCGATCGGATGATCGGCGGCGGCGCGCCCGCCGGCAGCGTCGTCCTCCTCGCGGGCGAATCCGGTGCCGGCGCACGGGAGTTCTGCTACACGAGCGCCGCGATGAACGGACTCGTCGACGCGGATCCCGACCTGTTCGACCTCTACTACGGCGACCTGGAGCCGGAGGTGACGGTCCCCGAGGCCGTCCACTACGTCTCGTTTACCGACGAACGGAGCGCCGTCGTCAGCGAGATGGAGTTCGTCATGGACGACGAACTCGTCGGTGCCGGGATGGACGACGTTCGGTTCGTCGAGTTGGCCGAGGAGTACTTCCAGCTGACGCCGGTTCCGACGAACTGGTACGCCGACGGCATGGCCGATATCACCGAACTCGGCAGTCACAACGACCGCACGGACGTCCTCGAGGCCCTCGGAGAGTACCTGACGGAGCACGCGACGGGGAACCTCGTCGTGATCGACTCGATAACGGATCTGGTCGCGGCGGCCGACGACCGGCTCGGCTGGTCGGACCTGACCGTGCTGCTGAAGGGACTCAAACGCGCATCCCATCGCTGGGGCGGCGTGATACTCCTGCTCGTCAACGCGGAGCTACTCGGTCCGACGGAGCTCGGGCAGCTCAAGGAGGCCACCGACGGGACACTGCTGTTCGAGTGGGAGAGCGGCGGCTCGGAGCGAGCCCGCACGCTCGTCGTCGAACAGTTCCGCGGCGTGCTCTCCCGGCTCGAGGACGAGGACATCGTTCGGTTCGAAACGGAGATCCACGACGGCGGGTTCGATATCAGCAACGTCCGCAAGATCCGGTAA
- a CDS encoding transcription factor S: MQFCDDCGSMMKAQGERMVCTNDDCGASNERDREQEDAFVTTESQTDDDVIESSEEANFEGKPKATDVICDECGAEEAWYTLKQTASADEPPTRFFKCTDCGYRWREYN; this comes from the coding sequence ATGCAGTTCTGTGACGACTGCGGCTCGATGATGAAAGCTCAGGGCGAGCGCATGGTCTGTACGAACGACGATTGCGGAGCCTCGAACGAACGGGACCGCGAGCAGGAGGACGCGTTCGTCACGACGGAATCCCAGACCGACGACGACGTGATCGAGTCCAGCGAGGAGGCGAACTTCGAAGGGAAACCGAAGGCGACGGACGTCATCTGCGACGAGTGCGGTGCCGAAGAGGCGTGGTACACGCTCAAACAGACCGCGTCGGCCGACGAACCGCCGACGCGCTTTTTCAAGTGTACCGACTGCGGATACCGCTGGCGAGAGTACAACTGA
- the dinB gene encoding DNA polymerase IV, with product MSDGPRLPGVDEADEEDRIVCHVDADCFYASCERLREPELRDEPLVVGMGYEAGATNGAVATASYEAREFGVESAQAISTALERLPRRAAFENGELDESDLERGETGYYRPVDMDYYESVAADVREILHDCADVVREVSIDEAYLDVTDRTAWDVADGFARHIRDRIRREVGVTVSVGVAPTMSTAKIASDFDKPDGLTVVEPGEIREFLAPLEVELLHGVGPVTARELREMGLETAGDVAETDPEPLVERFGERGRELYGRARGEDDRRVEPKGDPKSFSRESAFADPVEDPSPKYELIETLAAAVADRARREGALYRTIGVKAVTPPYDVNTRERSLPGPVDDPDLVDRIARDLFTEFETEPVRKLGVRVANLEFAAADQASLDGWEGDATGTETGADEEVTDDSDPGANPDRDDRAAGQSSLTDFS from the coding sequence ATGTCCGACGGGCCGCGGCTACCGGGCGTCGACGAAGCGGACGAGGAAGACCGGATCGTCTGCCACGTCGACGCCGACTGCTTCTACGCCTCCTGCGAGCGACTGCGCGAGCCGGAACTTCGCGACGAACCGCTCGTCGTCGGGATGGGGTACGAGGCGGGAGCGACCAACGGCGCGGTCGCCACCGCCAGTTACGAGGCCCGCGAGTTCGGGGTCGAGAGCGCACAGGCGATCTCGACGGCGCTCGAGCGACTCCCCCGACGCGCGGCGTTCGAAAACGGTGAGCTCGACGAATCGGACCTCGAGCGCGGGGAAACCGGCTACTACCGGCCGGTGGACATGGATTACTACGAATCGGTCGCAGCCGACGTCCGAGAGATCCTCCACGACTGTGCCGACGTCGTCCGCGAGGTGAGCATCGACGAGGCCTACCTCGACGTGACCGACAGGACCGCCTGGGACGTCGCCGACGGCTTCGCTCGCCACATCCGGGACCGTATCCGACGGGAAGTCGGCGTCACGGTCAGCGTCGGCGTCGCCCCGACGATGAGCACGGCCAAGATCGCCAGCGACTTCGACAAACCCGACGGGCTCACCGTCGTCGAGCCCGGCGAGATCCGCGAGTTTCTCGCGCCGCTCGAGGTGGAGCTGCTTCACGGCGTCGGACCCGTGACCGCCCGCGAACTCCGGGAAATGGGTCTGGAGACCGCGGGTGACGTCGCCGAAACGGACCCGGAGCCGCTGGTCGAACGCTTCGGCGAACGGGGCCGAGAACTGTACGGCCGCGCGCGCGGCGAGGACGACCGCCGGGTCGAGCCGAAAGGCGATCCGAAGAGCTTCTCCCGCGAGTCGGCCTTCGCCGACCCGGTCGAGGACCCGTCACCGAAATACGAGCTGATCGAAACGCTCGCGGCGGCCGTGGCTGACCGCGCACGGCGGGAGGGCGCACTCTACCGGACCATCGGCGTTAAAGCCGTGACGCCGCCGTACGACGTCAACACGCGCGAACGGTCCCTGCCCGGTCCGGTCGACGACCCCGACCTCGTCGACCGAATCGCTCGCGATCTGTTCACCGAGTTCGAAACCGAGCCCGTCCGCAAACTCGGCGTCCGGGTGGCCAACCTCGAGTTCGCGGCCGCCGATCAGGCGAGCCTCGACGGGTGGGAAGGCGACGCGACCGGTACCGAAACAGGGGCAGACGAGGAGGTGACCGACGACTCCGATCCGGGCGCAAACCCGGACCGTGACGACCGAGCGGCCGGTCAGTCGTCACTCACGGACTTCTCCTGA
- a CDS encoding J domain-containing protein has translation MTEDFYDLLEISPDASQDEIKDAYRDQVRVYHPDLNDDDRAQAQFTAVKTAYDILGDPVERQAYDRLGHEDYVAKRTSGLPSPDVWQSDDASATTSAAAASTASGSTTAGRSSSATGSSGSKAAAGAASASAGTAGGASSATGGSGSATTSRTGSTSGATTSSTGRSGRTATRSGTGDNALARWWRRQNFSLPLLWLSVLVYAAGLGQFGIENRGPLESLWAELRAVGADPAGIWALLTEGRHGLETSVAFLRGVEIVAPPLEQTLWYGALAGVVAVAVGALLVVRVVAREHSWGPVTIDETIVVALAVGVTATLVGGPLLAGALLMPLLFGVVVRHTRRGPGWTPSYLYVLPVLVPLAGVGLSAASYGTLPVDLVAFVLLPIGGGVALPLRATLKKHVGW, from the coding sequence ATGACTGAGGACTTTTACGACCTGCTGGAAATCTCGCCCGACGCCTCCCAAGACGAGATCAAGGACGCCTACCGCGATCAGGTCCGGGTCTACCACCCCGACCTGAACGACGACGACCGCGCACAGGCCCAGTTCACCGCGGTCAAGACCGCCTACGACATCCTCGGCGATCCGGTCGAACGACAGGCCTACGACCGTCTCGGCCACGAAGACTACGTCGCGAAGCGAACCAGCGGCCTCCCCTCCCCCGACGTCTGGCAAAGCGACGACGCGTCGGCGACCACGTCGGCGGCGGCCGCCTCGACGGCGTCGGGATCGACGACCGCCGGCCGATCGTCGTCCGCAACGGGCTCGAGCGGGTCGAAGGCGGCTGCTGGCGCGGCATCGGCCTCGGCCGGAACCGCCGGTGGCGCCTCGAGTGCGACCGGAGGTAGCGGCTCGGCGACGACCAGTCGAACCGGCAGTACGAGCGGCGCGACCACCTCGAGTACTGGTCGATCCGGTCGAACGGCAACGCGATCCGGTACCGGAGATAACGCCCTCGCCCGCTGGTGGCGGCGACAGAACTTCTCGCTGCCGCTGCTCTGGCTCTCGGTACTCGTCTACGCCGCCGGCCTCGGCCAGTTCGGAATCGAAAATCGGGGACCACTGGAATCGCTCTGGGCCGAGCTCCGTGCAGTGGGTGCCGATCCGGCCGGGATCTGGGCCCTGCTTACCGAGGGCCGGCACGGACTCGAGACCTCGGTCGCGTTTCTCCGGGGCGTCGAAATCGTGGCGCCGCCGCTGGAGCAGACGCTGTGGTACGGTGCGCTCGCGGGCGTCGTGGCGGTCGCGGTCGGTGCGTTGCTCGTCGTCCGCGTCGTCGCTCGGGAGCACAGCTGGGGGCCGGTGACGATCGACGAGACCATCGTCGTCGCGCTCGCAGTGGGTGTCACCGCGACGCTCGTCGGCGGCCCGCTGCTCGCGGGCGCCCTGCTCATGCCGTTGCTGTTCGGCGTCGTCGTCCGCCACACCAGGCGCGGACCGGGCTGGACGCCGTCGTATCTGTACGTGCTTCCGGTGCTCGTACCGCTCGCTGGGGTGGGGTTGTCCGCGGCCAGCTATGGTACGCTGCCCGTCGATCTCGTCGCGTTCGTGCTCCTCCCGATCGGCGGTGGAGTAGCGCTCCCGTTGCGGGCAACGCTCAAGAAACACGTCGGCTGGTAA
- a CDS encoding efflux RND transporter permease subunit produces the protein MSWIDRIATVVTEYSWIVIAVMVLTTAAVGAGTGAMEESSSVTGLPDDSEVSRAYDDVRADFSPREANTTTSVIAISNESGNALSKATLVRTLRYQQKLRENGTLNATLVDDRPTVSVANLVATAAIASDRRYADRNATPATTGRGTSPPLEEQIARLESMDDAEVAAVVRRVLDPERPTAASRTASRLLPRTYEPGSATAASHLLVLTQDTDGAVQVDVALSKPVSDGQRAACSLAATQPGPETYYVFGGGLVSGQQSAAISDSLAMLGPLALAFVLISLSVAYRDPIDVVLGLVGVVAVLVWTFGATGWLGIAFNQTMIAVPILLIGLSVDYALHVFMRYREERAADEIGARTAMARALGRVGPALVVVTVTTAIGFLANLTSPMGDIRSFGLVAAIGITATLIVFGLFVPALKSAISSRLGRLGWDRTPSPPGSAGRLRRALGASASIASAAPLAVVVFALVLSAGAAYGATGVDVASPDEAFMADDPPEWTATLPDAVQPGEFYLKENRRYIDSRFQTPDTQGYVLVEGNVTDPETLERVAAAERTTRRSEAVATGPNGAETFVTPLSAMERAAAQNRTFNETFHAADTDGDGVPDADLRTLYDEFYAATPDLAARTIHRTDEDRHASEDGASGRYTAVRLRMALDRDVDRATAVAPLRDSAAAFDDTDGVDATATGQPVIAKELNDRLAMTLLESLGLTLVVVLGFLLTSFRLREGTASLGAVTLVPVAFSVSWLLGTMALLDIPIGLVTALVGSISVGLGVDYAIHVSERFAEEYGTHGDAEAALAKTVTGTGGALSSSAVTTAAGFGVLSFSLLPALRQFGFILAVGIGYSFLASVFIQPSLLLLWTRYGSGSTVAENVDGRTAENASHR, from the coding sequence ATGTCGTGGATCGATCGCATCGCGACGGTGGTCACCGAATATAGCTGGATCGTCATCGCCGTGATGGTGCTGACGACGGCTGCCGTCGGCGCAGGAACGGGCGCGATGGAAGAGTCATCGTCAGTAACCGGACTCCCGGACGATTCGGAGGTCTCGAGGGCGTACGACGACGTCAGGGCCGACTTCTCTCCCCGGGAGGCCAACACGACGACGTCGGTGATCGCGATCAGCAACGAGAGCGGGAACGCGCTCTCGAAGGCGACGCTCGTGCGGACGCTTCGATACCAACAGAAGCTCCGGGAAAACGGGACGCTCAACGCCACGCTGGTGGACGACCGGCCGACCGTCAGCGTGGCGAACCTCGTTGCGACGGCAGCGATCGCGAGCGACCGTCGGTACGCTGACCGGAACGCCACACCCGCGACGACCGGGCGGGGGACTTCCCCGCCGCTCGAGGAGCAGATCGCACGACTAGAGTCGATGGACGACGCCGAGGTGGCGGCCGTCGTGCGACGGGTACTGGACCCCGAGCGTCCCACGGCCGCGAGTCGGACGGCATCGCGGCTGCTGCCACGGACGTACGAGCCGGGATCCGCGACGGCCGCGAGTCACCTCCTCGTGCTCACGCAGGACACCGACGGGGCAGTGCAGGTCGACGTGGCGCTTTCGAAACCGGTCTCGGACGGGCAACGGGCGGCCTGCTCGCTGGCCGCGACCCAGCCCGGACCCGAGACGTACTACGTGTTCGGCGGCGGCCTCGTGAGCGGCCAGCAGAGCGCTGCGATATCCGATAGTCTCGCGATGCTGGGGCCGCTGGCGCTGGCTTTCGTCCTCATTTCGCTATCGGTCGCCTACCGTGACCCGATCGACGTGGTGCTCGGGTTGGTCGGTGTCGTCGCCGTGTTGGTCTGGACGTTCGGCGCGACGGGCTGGCTCGGTATCGCGTTCAATCAGACGATGATCGCCGTCCCGATCCTGCTGATCGGGCTCTCGGTCGACTACGCGCTGCACGTATTCATGCGGTATCGAGAGGAACGCGCCGCGGACGAGATCGGGGCGAGAACCGCAATGGCCCGGGCGCTGGGACGCGTGGGCCCGGCCCTCGTGGTAGTCACGGTGACGACGGCGATCGGGTTCCTCGCGAACCTCACGAGTCCCATGGGTGATATTCGCTCGTTCGGGCTCGTCGCCGCCATCGGAATCACTGCGACCCTGATCGTCTTCGGGCTGTTCGTGCCGGCCCTCAAATCCGCGATCTCCTCGCGTCTGGGTCGGTTGGGATGGGATCGGACCCCGTCGCCGCCGGGATCGGCCGGGCGCCTCCGGCGAGCGCTCGGCGCGAGCGCGTCGATCGCCAGCGCTGCACCGCTGGCAGTGGTCGTGTTCGCCCTCGTCCTCAGCGCGGGTGCCGCGTACGGGGCGACGGGGGTCGACGTTGCCAGCCCGGACGAGGCCTTCATGGCCGACGATCCGCCGGAGTGGACCGCTACCCTCCCGGATGCGGTCCAGCCCGGCGAATTCTACCTCAAGGAAAATCGCCGCTATATCGACTCACGCTTCCAGACGCCCGATACGCAAGGCTACGTTCTCGTCGAGGGGAACGTAACCGATCCGGAGACGCTCGAGCGAGTCGCCGCCGCCGAACGAACGACGAGGCGATCCGAGGCCGTCGCGACTGGCCCGAACGGAGCGGAGACGTTCGTGACGCCGCTGTCGGCGATGGAGCGGGCTGCGGCGCAAAATCGGACGTTCAACGAGACGTTCCACGCCGCCGATACCGACGGCGACGGCGTCCCCGACGCCGATCTCCGAACGCTCTACGACGAGTTCTACGCGGCGACGCCGGACCTCGCAGCACGGACGATCCACCGCACGGACGAAGATCGGCACGCGTCGGAAGACGGTGCGAGCGGGAGATACACTGCAGTTCGGCTCCGGATGGCCCTCGACAGAGACGTCGACCGGGCGACTGCCGTTGCACCGCTCCGCGATAGCGCAGCCGCGTTCGACGATACCGACGGTGTCGACGCGACTGCGACCGGTCAGCCGGTCATCGCGAAGGAGCTGAACGACCGCCTCGCGATGACGTTGCTCGAGAGTCTGGGGCTCACCCTCGTCGTCGTCCTCGGATTCCTGCTGACCAGCTTCCGGCTGCGAGAGGGAACTGCCTCGCTCGGAGCCGTTACGCTCGTCCCGGTCGCGTTCAGCGTCAGCTGGCTGCTCGGAACGATGGCGCTGCTCGATATCCCGATCGGACTCGTCACCGCTCTCGTCGGGAGTATCTCCGTCGGGCTCGGCGTCGACTACGCGATTCACGTCAGCGAACGATTCGCGGAGGAGTATGGCACTCATGGCGATGCGGAGGCGGCCCTCGCGAAGACCGTGACGGGGACCGGTGGTGCGCTATCGAGCAGTGCCGTCACCACGGCCGCTGGGTTCGGCGTGCTGTCGTTCTCGCTGTTGCCCGCGCTTCGCCAGTTCGGGTTCATCCTCGCGGTCGGGATCGGGTACTCGTTCCTGGCGAGCGTATTCATCCAGCCGAGTCTGCTGCTGCTCTGGACGCGCTACGGCTCTGGATCGACCGTGGCAGAGAACGTAGACGGCAGGACGGCTGAGAACGCCTCCCATCGATAG
- a CDS encoding helix-turn-helix domain-containing protein, translating into MKRLRVTVRVDPDRAPAFFNLLANTPAIEEARVLEVNTTLDGVDNYLFSIDGDATVLAERASEIDGLESVRLSESSRGRTYALVVARSLEMPMYDSILRASSRLELIVRTPIIYRDGKMYGSGVGDPQQIQAALEESSDVMEIRVDEIGEFRGELDDPVRALSDRQREALSVAFEMGYYERPRRVTHEDIAAELECAPATASGHLQKAEAKLVRAVMNDFGPAL; encoded by the coding sequence ATGAAACGGCTCCGAGTCACCGTTCGTGTGGACCCCGACAGGGCACCGGCGTTTTTCAATCTCCTCGCCAATACGCCTGCGATCGAGGAAGCGCGCGTTCTCGAGGTGAACACGACGCTGGACGGCGTCGACAATTACCTGTTCTCGATCGATGGCGATGCGACCGTCCTCGCGGAGCGAGCGTCCGAGATCGACGGTCTCGAGTCGGTACGGCTGTCCGAATCGAGCCGTGGCCGCACCTACGCACTCGTCGTCGCGCGCTCGCTGGAGATGCCGATGTACGACAGCATCCTGCGAGCGAGTTCCCGCCTCGAGCTGATCGTTCGGACGCCGATCATCTACCGGGACGGCAAGATGTACGGCAGCGGGGTCGGCGACCCGCAGCAGATTCAGGCAGCACTCGAGGAATCGTCCGACGTGATGGAGATTCGGGTCGACGAAATCGGAGAATTCAGGGGTGAACTCGACGACCCGGTGCGAGCGCTCAGCGACAGACAACGCGAGGCGCTTTCGGTCGCCTTCGAGATGGGATACTACGAACGGCCCCGTCGGGTGACCCACGAGGACATCGCTGCGGAACTCGAATGCGCTCCTGCGACGGCCAGCGGTCACCTTCAGAAAGCGGAGGCGAAACTCGTTCGCGCGGTGATGAACGATTTCGGTCCGGCTCTCTGA
- a CDS encoding helix-turn-helix domain-containing protein yields MAKYSTGSSGSGGGTNCELCGAESSSLTLASVAGAELEVCPDCAPHDDSKARGQDRTENRSEQDAGADDGPSRKRKAAQNVAKANPVWDGDSEHWESEGTNYDDDPLPYLVSDYGDALVEARQDAGLQREELAAELDASEKDVLAVEQGRAAQAGIGGGLIEALEDRLDVTLAE; encoded by the coding sequence ATGGCCAAATACTCGACCGGTTCGTCCGGTAGCGGTGGCGGGACGAACTGCGAACTCTGTGGTGCCGAGAGTAGTTCGCTCACGCTCGCATCGGTCGCCGGAGCCGAACTCGAGGTCTGTCCGGACTGTGCGCCACACGACGATTCCAAAGCGCGCGGCCAAGACCGAACCGAGAACCGGAGCGAGCAGGACGCGGGCGCCGACGACGGACCGAGCCGTAAACGAAAGGCGGCCCAGAACGTCGCGAAAGCGAACCCGGTCTGGGACGGTGACTCCGAACACTGGGAGAGCGAGGGAACGAACTACGACGACGACCCGCTGCCGTACCTGGTTTCGGACTACGGCGACGCGCTCGTCGAGGCCCGACAGGACGCCGGGCTCCAGCGCGAGGAGCTCGCGGCGGAACTCGATGCGTCGGAGAAAGACGTCCTCGCGGTCGAACAGGGGCGGGCAGCGCAGGCCGGCATCGGTGGCGGCCTGATCGAGGCCCTTGAGGACCGACTCGACGTGACGCTCGCGGAGTAG
- a CDS encoding alanyl-tRNA editing protein, with amino-acid sequence MTGQRAAAEPYATRFETEVTSIDGRRVWLERSHFFGASGGQPADRGTIGDIAVTDVQYADGEQVHVLAEEPSFRTGHRVLCSVDWSFRMYCMRAHTASHILAGAARRLLEEPTCVGLDIGAQTASVDLETSATLDDETLIELDELVNRVVWESRPVSWDDMPLSRARERDGITVDAELDAAAVEKGRVRVVTIEDENDNRNRNRLSNMNGSADPWDVTACGGTHVRNTREVGPVTVLGRSRPTDGVIRIEFAVGPQAIDHRTAEKRAALAASAALDVELEDVTDELERVRAARSR; translated from the coding sequence ATGACCGGGCAACGGGCGGCAGCGGAACCGTACGCCACGCGGTTCGAAACCGAGGTAACGTCGATCGACGGCCGACGGGTCTGGCTCGAGCGCAGCCACTTCTTCGGGGCGAGCGGCGGGCAGCCGGCCGACCGCGGGACCATCGGAGACATCGCCGTCACGGACGTCCAGTACGCCGACGGCGAGCAAGTTCACGTGCTGGCCGAGGAGCCGTCGTTTCGGACGGGCCACCGCGTCCTCTGTTCGGTCGACTGGTCGTTCCGGATGTACTGCATGCGGGCCCACACGGCCAGTCACATCCTCGCCGGTGCAGCGCGGCGACTGCTCGAGGAACCGACGTGCGTCGGACTCGATATCGGGGCGCAAACCGCCAGTGTCGACCTCGAGACGAGCGCGACCCTCGACGACGAGACGCTGATCGAACTGGACGAACTGGTCAACCGCGTGGTCTGGGAATCGCGACCGGTATCGTGGGACGATATGCCGCTCTCGAGGGCACGCGAGCGCGACGGGATCACCGTCGATGCCGAACTCGACGCCGCCGCCGTCGAGAAGGGACGAGTTCGCGTCGTCACGATCGAAGACGAGAACGACAACCGCAATCGGAACCGACTCTCCAATATGAACGGCTCGGCCGATCCATGGGACGTCACGGCCTGCGGCGGTACCCACGTTCGGAACACTCGGGAGGTCGGCCCCGTGACCGTGCTCGGCCGCTCGAGGCCGACCGACGGCGTGATCCGAATCGAATTCGCCGTCGGACCGCAGGCGATCGATCACCGGACGGCCGAAAAACGGGCCGCACTCGCCGCGTCTGCGGCGCTGGACGTCGAGCTGGAGGACGTAACCGACGAACTCGAACGCGTGAGAGCTGCCCGTAGTCGCTGA
- a CDS encoding mandelate racemase/muconate lactonizing enzyme family protein: MGVDYSDLHDPNAEYTMRDLSSETMGVTRERGGGRDVEITDIQTTMVDGNFPWTLVRIYTDAGVVGTGEAYWGAGAPELIERMTPFLQGENPLDIDRLTEHLVQKMSGEGSIGGVTVTAISGIEVALHDLAGKILDVPAYQLLGGKYRDEMRVYCDCHTEEEADPIACADEAERVVEELGYDALKFDLDVPSGHEKDRANRHLRGPEIDHKVSIVEAVTERVGSRADVAFDCHWTFSGGSAKRLAKRLEDYDVWWLEDPVPPENHDVQREVTQSTSTPITVGENVYRKHGQRRLIEEQAVDMIAPDMPKVGGMRETRKIADLADMYYMPVAMHNVASPVATVASAHVGAAISNSLAVEYHSYELGWWEDLVEEDVIEDGYIEIPEEPGLGVTLDMDTVEEHMVDGEELFDEA; encoded by the coding sequence ATGGGAGTCGACTACTCAGATTTACACGATCCGAACGCAGAGTACACGATGCGAGACCTCTCTTCGGAGACGATGGGGGTCACGCGCGAGCGCGGCGGCGGACGGGACGTCGAAATTACCGACATCCAGACGACGATGGTCGACGGGAACTTCCCGTGGACGCTCGTCCGCATCTACACCGACGCGGGAGTCGTCGGCACCGGCGAGGCCTACTGGGGTGCCGGGGCGCCGGAACTGATCGAACGGATGACGCCGTTCCTGCAGGGGGAGAATCCGCTGGACATCGACCGACTCACCGAGCACCTCGTCCAGAAGATGTCCGGCGAGGGCTCGATCGGCGGCGTCACCGTCACCGCGATCTCCGGCATCGAGGTCGCGCTCCACGACCTCGCCGGCAAGATCCTCGACGTGCCGGCCTACCAGCTGCTGGGGGGCAAGTACCGCGACGAGATGCGGGTCTACTGTGACTGCCACACCGAGGAGGAAGCCGATCCGATCGCCTGCGCCGACGAGGCCGAGCGGGTCGTCGAGGAGCTGGGATACGACGCCCTGAAGTTCGACCTCGACGTGCCCAGCGGCCACGAGAAGGACCGCGCGAACCGACACCTCCGCGGTCCCGAAATCGACCACAAGGTCTCGATCGTCGAAGCGGTCACCGAACGCGTCGGCTCGCGAGCCGACGTCGCCTTCGACTGTCACTGGACCTTCTCCGGCGGCAGCGCGAAACGTCTCGCGAAGCGCCTGGAGGACTACGACGTCTGGTGGCTCGAGGACCCCGTCCCGCCGGAGAACCACGACGTCCAGCGGGAAGTCACGCAGTCGACGTCGACGCCGATCACCGTCGGCGAGAACGTCTACCGGAAGCACGGCCAGCGCCGCCTGATCGAGGAGCAGGCCGTCGACATGATCGCGCCGGACATGCCCAAGGTCGGCGGCATGCGCGAGACGAGGAAGATCGCCGACCTGGCCGATATGTACTACATGCCGGTTGCGATGCACAACGTCGCCTCGCCGGTGGCGACGGTCGCCAGCGCCCACGTCGGCGCGGCGATCTCGAACTCGCTGGCAGTCGAGTACCACTCCTACGAGCTCGGCTGGTGGGAGGACCTCGTCGAGGAGGACGTCATCGAGGACGGCTACATCGAGATTCCGGAAGAGCCGGGCCTCGGCGTGACGCTCGATATGGATACCGTCGAGGAACACATGGTCGACGGCGAAGAGCTGTTCGACGAAGCGTAA